AGTCAATCGTCATATAGGGTTCTTCCAGTCTGGCCAGCTTTTTGGTATAGACGATCCGGTTATAGAGATGCCTCACGATATTATGGTATGACTTTTTATATTTCGCCAGCTCCGGGAAATGACTGTCACGCTTCTCGTCAAGCAAAAAGACGCTGCCGAATACCCCGGAAGCCTCCAGCCGTTCCTTCAGACCGGAAAAATCGGTAGACATTGTGCTGAGCGCAATATCCGCCTGCCCCTGCTCTTCCTGCGGCAGATTCCATTCTTTCAGCAAAGAGACATAGACATTATAAAAAGTATGGCACACATAGATTCGTTTTTTCATCTTTCAACCTTTCCGGAGCCTGTTTTATCCTCCGACCATCTGTTGCTTTTTTCTGCCCGCGTATAAGCATACCCTGCCCGCGGAGAGATGACGGCCGCCTTGCTCAATGGCCCTTCTCTGTTATAACAGGGCTTTCCGGCCAGGATTCCTTCCGCGAATTTCAGCAGGCTTTCCGCCGCAAACTGCGGATTCCACAATCTGACAATCGTGTCATATGCCTTCCTACCAAGATGCCTGCAAAGCTCCCTGTCTCTGACAAGCCGCTCTCCATATTCCAGAAATTCCCGAAGATTTTTATCGGCATAGACCATGCCGTTTTTTTCATGCTTCAGTAAAAACGGCACCGCACCGATCTTCGCATCGGCAATGACGGCGCAGCCGCTGTTCATCGCCTCGTTGATAACCGCGCCCCATCCTTCCAGATAATTGCTCGTCATCAGGAATATATCTGCCCGTTCCATATAGCCACGCACTTCCGACGGGTTTTGGTAGCCGGTAAATGTGACCTTTTCCTGCAGGCCGTTTTCCCGTACCTGCGCCCGCAAACTCTCGTCCAGCTCACCGCCGCCAGTCATCGTCAGATGAAAGGGCAGCCCCTTCTCCTGTAAACGCTGTGCCAGCATAAGCGGATATTCCGGGTGTTTCAGCGGCAGAAAACGCCCCGCAAACAAAAGCTCCACCGGTTTTCCCGATGCGCCGGGCTTGCCGGACATCAGCTCCTCCATCTCATAGTACCTCGTTTCGGTAAAATATCCCCACTGATACATCCGGTCCGGATAGGCCCGCACAATATGAAAATCCGAGGCCACATAAGCGCCCGAACATAGTAACCAGACATTTTTCTTCCGATACCTCGTATGATCCCGGTATTTCTTCAGGAGTCCCCTCGGAGAGACGGCCTTCCACTGCCCCTCCCGGTACAGCCGTTCGCTGTAACGGATGACAGGCCGCCCCAGCCGCAGCCGCTCCTCGATATATCGCTCATCCTCCACGCCGCCGAATACGACAATCTCACTCTCACGCACCAGCTTGCCGCACACATCCGGCTCTTCATACCAGCATTTCAGATACGGCAGCAGATCTCTTTTGACATTCCAGCCCATCTGCGCCCGCTCCTGCTCCATCTGCTCTGTCTGAATAAAGCAATAGTCCTCTCCCAGTTTTCCATACAGCAGATCAGCGATCGGTATTTGATGATGATTGATATAATTAGACACAAAGGTAAATTTCATGGTAGATCTCCATCAGCCGTCTGTAATTGCTCTGCGGGTCGTGGGTACGCAGTGCGTGCGCTCTGGCTGCCCGCGCCATTTCCAGCACAGCCGTTTCCTCTCTCTCATCGAACATAAAGCAGATATGCTGCGCAAGAGCATCCGTATCTGCCGGCTCGTACAGGAAGCCTTCTTTTCCGGCTGTCAGCATATTATGGACGCCGCCAACATCTGAGCTGACGACCGGCATCCCCAGAAGCATCGCCTCCCCTACCGAATTCGGCGAGTTCTCAATCGCGGACGGGGAGACAAAGACATGGCTCCGCAAATACTGCTCCAGCATCTGGTCGGCATCAAGCCGTCCGAGAAAGGTCACTGCCTGCTGCAGATGGTATTTCCCGATCAACTCCCGCAGGTATTTTCCATAATTCGATATTTTGATCTTTTCCCTGACAGTGTTAAAGCGGGTGATTTCGTCACCTGCCACATATACGTGCGCCCCCGGATAACGCTCCAGCACTTTCGGCAGTGCTTCCAGCATATAGTGCAGTCCCTTGATCGGATAGTTGCCCTGACTCAAAAAAATGCTGAACCTGCGGCAATGCCGTCTGTCCCACTGCGCTCCGTAAAACTGTGGCCGCAGCGTCTCATTCATAAAATGATAGGATGCGTCCGCATTGACGGCCGCCGTCCATTTTTTATCCCAGTCAGTCCGCCCGGTCACATGCGCCGCGCGGCTGATCGCTTCCTTCTCATATTCTCCGCGCCTGCGGTATTTTTCCTGCTGCTGCAACAGATTATCCTTCCGCAGGAAATCCCGCAGCAAAGTCCGCCTGCAGATCCGCTGCGGCAGATCCGCCATATAAGCATCCGCATAGACAAAGCACAGCCCCTGAATACCGATCAGCGTGCGCTGCGGCCTGTCAAAGGCCCTTGTCATCGCCAGCGTATGCGGATATTCTGTGCCGAAACAATGAACGATGTCCGGCTCGAAATCCTCTATAATCTTTTCCAGAGCCGTCTCCAGGGCAGCGTCATAATTTTCCGGATGGACCATATCCTCCGGAAATCCGTAGTAGGCAAGTGCGCCGGCCCTGCCCCGTATCGGCTCCCCGTCCACCGGAAAACAGATACCGAGCTCCATCTCTTTATCCCCTTCGCTCCCGATCATCGCAGCCAGACCGGACAGCCACCCTTCCTTATTGCTGGCAGGAAACCCCAGACTCCTGGCAATGGCCGGAAGCATAATATTGCAAAGCCATAATACTTTCATTGCTCTTCTCTTATCTTTCATCCTTCTTTTCGCGCATAAATGCAGGCCTTTGCTTTATGATAAATACCGGACAGTTTTTCACTCTGTGCAATCTTCGTCCGCAGCGGTGCAAGTGTGACTGTCATCAGGAAACGATATTTCAGAATCTGGCGTCTGCTCATATATTTGTTTACGATCTCTTCATGCTCTCTCCTGGAACGTTTTCTGTTTTCTTTCGTCTCCGAAAAGCCGCCGCCCTCATAGGAAGCGACTACAATCCGCATTGCCGCAGGGCGTACGCCGTCCTCAAAATAGCAGCCAAGAAAATGTTCGTAATCGGCCCGCACCTTATACTGCGGCTGATAACGCCTGCGTTTCATCAGCACCCCGCTGTAGAAGCACGCCTGATGACAGGGCACATTCCGGTAACAGGCAAAAGCATTGATATGGGGATTGGAAATGACTTTCGCCGATACGTTCCGGTTATAAATATCACCATAGTAAATTTCCGTGGACGCCTTATCCGTAGCAATCCATGCGTTTACCTTCTCCAGCACCTTTTCGTCATAAAAGTAATCGCCGCAGTTTAAAAATATCACATAGTCGCCCGTTGTCAGCGAAATCGCCTGATTCATGGCGTCGTAAATCCCCTTATCTTTCTGACGGACAATGCGGAGCCGTTCATCCGCGGGCAGTCTCTCCACGTAACCATCCCCGGACATTCCGTCCTTGACAATGATTTCATAGTTGGAATAGCTCTGTCTGAGCACGCTGTCCACCGTACGCAATAATTCCTGTCCCGCATTCAGACAGACGATGACGACGCTGAACGTGATCTGTTTTACCATTTATACCGCCTTTCCGGATATACCTCCCGGGAATATCCATGTGTGATAGGGCACGATCCGCACAAGCGGGTCCTGCGCCTTGATCAGAAAGATCACAAAATAAAGCACCGCCGCCCCGATTACCACAACCCGCCAGAACCTGCGCTGTGATACGGACGGTATCTGCCTGATCACGGAAGGAAGCAGAAAAATATGTCCCGCCGTCATATAATATCCCACTCTCGATATTTCCGGCACAAAGGACCCGCAGGTATACAAAAGCAGGGCAAACAGATTCAGGTGAAAATAAAACCGGTTCTGCCTCTGACCGGCAATCGCCGCCCGATAATAGAGCAGGGTGAGGAAAAAGACTCCGATAATCCTGATAATATTAATTACAGAAGTGCCGCCATCCAAATAGGACGTATTCTCATAGCTTGGATACAATGCCACGATCACCCGCAGATAAAAATCTCTCAGCACAAGACCACTCACGGCAAACAACGCCAGGACAATGAAGTGCCACCGCTTCCACGTCAGATTCGCCAGCAGATAAATCGGAATGACAATAAGTACCGACTTATGAATGGTAGCCGTCGGCAGGATCAACAGCAAAAACTTGCCATACTGACGTTTGAGCACATATTTCATCGAAAACACTGCCACCGACCAGGCGAGGTAATAGCGCACCGTGTTCAGGCTCTGGAAATAATAGCTAAGTGTCATAAACAGAAAAAAAGAAAAAAGAAACTGTTCGCTCTGGTCATATACCGCCTGAAGCATAAAGCAGATCGTCACAAAGGCAAAAAGGGCGAAAATCGTCAGCCTGGTATCAATCCCAAATAAAGACTGCATCGCCAGCACGATAAGATTAAACCCAAATTCTGTTGGCACGACCTGCTTCAGAGGAATCAGATGAAAAAACTCTTCATAACGGCTGTAATCATTTCCTACCTGATAACGACAGGCAGACACCGCAAATAACAGCAAAAAAAGCGCAAGCAGGCAGACCCGGTTACAGGCCTGTTGTCTCGTCATAAGACAGCCCCCCGCCATTGTGTCTTCCTGCTTTCTCACCAAAGCCGCTATTCCCACTGTGACGATCGTCAGTATGATATATACAGTCATGGCTCTCCTCTATTTTCTCGCTTCCTTCAGCCCCTGACACATCAGTTCATAAGCTTTCTTCACTGGTATCTCCCGGCACATGACCGCCCTGTGCGCCAGCAGAAAACGCATGGCCACAGGCTTTGCCAGCCTGCCATATAAATGTTCATACAACACACCCCGGTCAAAGAAAAACTTCTCATGATACCCGGAAAACCAGGTTGACTCCCGTTCCTGCTCTCTGCCAATCGTAACAGGTGTTTTGTATACTCGCATACCGCTCCTGATACAATCGCGGATAAACAAACTGTCTTCCCCGTTGCTGTACCGGGCGCCGCCGCCGAACAGCAATGAATAACAAATGTTTTTTCTGTGTACTGTCTCCGTGCGCATGGCAAAGCTATAGGCCGGATAGCGGCCACAGTTATAAAGTCTCACTCTCTCATAGGCATCATTGTGATAAGTCCGTCTGGCCTCGCACACTTCCACATTAAAGAGAAGCATGTCCGCCTCCGGATGACGTTCGAACTCCCCGATGATCTTCTTCTCATACCCGTCTTCATAGATGATGTCTTCATCAGAAAACAGGCAGAGATCTCCATCAGCGCGCATCAGCGCGTTGTTGCGGCTCAGACCGACCCCTTTTTCCTTCAGGCTGTAGGCTCTGATCAGGTACCCGCCCCGTCTGATCTCCTCATAACCAAAATGATCACATTGGTTAATCAGCACCGCGTCACAATTCACATTCATCTTATCTACGAGCTGCGCCGGTATCTGATCGACCGCGGAGATGAGCTGCTGAAGTCTCATAGTCTCTCCCTCTCTTCCCTGCCTGCCTCCGGCTCCATACTGCTGTTCCTTCTATATTTTCTGCCGGCTCTGCCGAATGTCGCAAAATACAGACGGTAAAGTTTCAGATCCGCGTCGGTGATTACCGCTCCCAAAATTATATCATTATTTAACTTTATTTCTGCAATCCACCGCTCCAGTAGCTTGCCGTTGCCGCTTCCGTAAGGGATGTGCAAAATGACACCTCTGCCGCCTCCGGCTTCATCCGGCAGGGCAATTTTCGGATTTCCTGTTTCTATATAAATAACATCCGGTTTATCTGCTGTTACAAGGCGGATATGTCGTTCCAGCGCCTCTTTGCCCGCCTCCTCATTTCCGGTAAACGTCACACCGAGCACCGGATACCCATACCGCTTTTCAAAATCGGTCGGCACATAGACGGAGTCATCTAATATACAGGCAAGCGCCAAACCGATCAAAGAGGCCAGGAACCCGCCGCCCGCACCTGCAATCACCGCACGCACCGTCTCATCTGCCACTGCCAGCAGCGCCGAATGGCCATGCTCAATGACTTCGATCTTCTCAAATTCAATCATCTCTTTCCCAAAACGAACCAGCGCTTCTTCCGCAGCCCGCAAAATACTGTCGGTCTCCGATTGATCATGGGTCGTTACCGTGACAGTTAGCAGCCGGATGTCAGAGAGTATATCAGCCGTTATTGAATCTCTGACCGTTTCCCGCGTCATTCCGGCAGGTACTCCTTCCATGATCTTATCCAGGATTGGCTCCGTCCCCATCAGATCATTCCATGTGTAGCCATTATAATACTGATAGGCGTCTCCGTCGTCATCTTCATCAAATGTTAAATATAGTTTTGATATTCCCTGATACTCTCTGGCAGGCGCGTAGACGACATGGATCACGAAATAAAGGCCGCCGCCCAGAACCGCCCCAGCCAGCGCACAGACGATAGCGATCCATATTTTTCTG
The sequence above is a segment of the Lachnospiraceae bacterium JLR.KK008 genome. Coding sequences within it:
- a CDS encoding glycosyltransferase family 4 protein, which produces MKDKRRAMKVLWLCNIMLPAIARSLGFPASNKEGWLSGLAAMIGSEGDKEMELGICFPVDGEPIRGRAGALAYYGFPEDMVHPENYDAALETALEKIIEDFEPDIVHCFGTEYPHTLAMTRAFDRPQRTLIGIQGLCFVYADAYMADLPQRICRRTLLRDFLRKDNLLQQQEKYRRRGEYEKEAISRAAHVTGRTDWDKKWTAAVNADASYHFMNETLRPQFYGAQWDRRHCRRFSIFLSQGNYPIKGLHYMLEALPKVLERYPGAHVYVAGDEITRFNTVREKIKISNYGKYLRELIGKYHLQQAVTFLGRLDADQMLEQYLRSHVFVSPSAIENSPNSVGEAMLLGMPVVSSDVGGVHNMLTAGKEGFLYEPADTDALAQHICFMFDEREETAVLEMARAARAHALRTHDPQSNYRRLMEIYHEIYLCV
- a CDS encoding EpsG family protein, whose amino-acid sequence is MTVYIILTIVTVGIAALVRKQEDTMAGGCLMTRQQACNRVCLLALFLLLFAVSACRYQVGNDYSRYEEFFHLIPLKQVVPTEFGFNLIVLAMQSLFGIDTRLTIFALFAFVTICFMLQAVYDQSEQFLFSFFLFMTLSYYFQSLNTVRYYLAWSVAVFSMKYVLKRQYGKFLLLILPTATIHKSVLIVIPIYLLANLTWKRWHFIVLALFAVSGLVLRDFYLRVIVALYPSYENTSYLDGGTSVINIIRIIGVFFLTLLYYRAAIAGQRQNRFYFHLNLFALLLYTCGSFVPEISRVGYYMTAGHIFLLPSVIRQIPSVSQRRFWRVVVIGAAVLYFVIFLIKAQDPLVRIVPYHTWIFPGGISGKAV
- a CDS encoding glycosyltransferase; protein product: MKFTFVSNYINHHQIPIADLLYGKLGEDYCFIQTEQMEQERAQMGWNVKRDLLPYLKCWYEEPDVCGKLVRESEIVVFGGVEDERYIEERLRLGRPVIRYSERLYREGQWKAVSPRGLLKKYRDHTRYRKKNVWLLCSGAYVASDFHIVRAYPDRMYQWGYFTETRYYEMEELMSGKPGASGKPVELLFAGRFLPLKHPEYPLMLAQRLQEKGLPFHLTMTGGGELDESLRAQVRENGLQEKVTFTGYQNPSEVRGYMERADIFLMTSNYLEGWGAVINEAMNSGCAVIADAKIGAVPFLLKHEKNGMVYADKNLREFLEYGERLVRDRELCRHLGRKAYDTIVRLWNPQFAAESLLKFAEGILAGKPCYNREGPLSKAAVISPRAGYAYTRAEKSNRWSEDKTGSGKVER
- a CDS encoding glycosyltransferase, with protein sequence MVKQITFSVVIVCLNAGQELLRTVDSVLRQSYSNYEIIVKDGMSGDGYVERLPADERLRIVRQKDKGIYDAMNQAISLTTGDYVIFLNCGDYFYDEKVLEKVNAWIATDKASTEIYYGDIYNRNVSAKVISNPHINAFACYRNVPCHQACFYSGVLMKRRRYQPQYKVRADYEHFLGCYFEDGVRPAAMRIVVASYEGGGFSETKENRKRSRREHEEIVNKYMSRRQILKYRFLMTVTLAPLRTKIAQSEKLSGIYHKAKACIYARKEG
- a CDS encoding glycosyltransferase family A protein; the encoded protein is MRLQQLISAVDQIPAQLVDKMNVNCDAVLINQCDHFGYEEIRRGGYLIRAYSLKEKGVGLSRNNALMRADGDLCLFSDEDIIYEDGYEKKIIGEFERHPEADMLLFNVEVCEARRTYHNDAYERVRLYNCGRYPAYSFAMRTETVHRKNICYSLLFGGGARYSNGEDSLFIRDCIRSGMRVYKTPVTIGREQERESTWFSGYHEKFFFDRGVLYEHLYGRLAKPVAMRFLLAHRAVMCREIPVKKAYELMCQGLKEARK